A genomic region of Jeotgalibaca ciconiae contains the following coding sequences:
- a CDS encoding ABC transporter ATP-binding protein, with protein sequence MENKLLEVIELQKVYGKKESPTNALDGISFDVLPGEFLGIMGPSGSGKTTLLNCIATIIKPTAGQVLLSGENISAFNSKDLAQYRGSRIGYLFQDFELLDNLTGKENIILPISIHGINSQEADKRLNELSEYFEITNVLQKFPSQMSGGQKQRVAAARCLIANPDIILADEPTGALDTRSARTLMEKLKGMNQKDERTVLMVTHDANAASFCSRILFIQDGIIFHELRRQTNDESQDEFYDRILQVMAQLGGGSANVL encoded by the coding sequence ATGGAGAATAAACTACTAGAAGTAATTGAATTGCAAAAAGTTTATGGAAAAAAGGAAAGTCCGACAAACGCTTTGGACGGAATTAGTTTTGATGTATTGCCCGGGGAATTTCTAGGGATTATGGGACCGAGCGGATCAGGAAAGACGACTTTGTTAAATTGTATCGCCACGATTATTAAACCGACTGCTGGACAAGTGTTGCTTTCGGGAGAGAATATCAGCGCTTTTAACAGCAAAGACTTGGCCCAATATAGGGGAAGTCGTATTGGATATTTATTTCAAGATTTTGAGTTATTGGATAACTTGACGGGAAAAGAGAATATTATCTTGCCGATTTCGATTCATGGAATCAATAGTCAAGAGGCTGACAAAAGGTTGAATGAGCTTTCTGAATATTTTGAAATTACCAATGTTTTACAGAAATTTCCTTCACAAATGTCCGGAGGTCAGAAACAAAGAGTTGCGGCAGCAAGATGCCTGATTGCAAATCCTGATATTATATTAGCTGATGAGCCAACCGGTGCGCTGGATACTCGTTCAGCTCGGACGTTGATGGAGAAGCTAAAAGGAATGAATCAAAAAGACGAACGAACCGTATTAATGGTGACCCATGATGCAAATGCCGCCAGTTTTTGTTCCCGAATTTTGTTTATTCAGGATGGAATCATCTTTCATGAATTACGTCGTCAAACCAATGATGAATCACAAGATGAGTTTTATGACCGAATTTTACAGGTAATGGCGCAATTAGGAGGAGGGAGCGCGAATGTTCTTTAA